Proteins encoded together in one Peribacillus asahii window:
- the esaA gene encoding type VII secretion protein EsaA produces MISKTRYMMKMILVIILILATPAVFFGSIGDHPFQVRENATRTIAVVNEDIKAEKENKAIDFGTQIMTILEEDSNYQWVAMSRSAAVNGLKNTKYDAVVYIPSDFSSNIMTYEDKQPDKAKFEYDVQEQLNVVNREKVLREMERATNRVNGKISTLYWMYISQDLEGVRGHFDEIVQKEIDFQKAMLAFYSPSSKSLAGEIEQQKNMLESIQTATKSLDKAAPDRIDNINQFEQNLTAFVEFVEKYKEYQEAQQQILQQLQEESLGTIEAFASNQIPTLTDSINSFNQQGGQLSLELEEMGKQLEENNEKMNNLSAIRLDQVNRQKEELIAYFRERETESLNQAVNKLQTLKSELTNGSQQPDNQGAVDTAQTSTEQSPAGTVNTQKEREELQSIAKELNDIKTNLEAIAEPQPEQVTATINSIPLLAERMSKVEQQLAAMDAEENPLQPIVDELNAKIKDLLDNANSKVDQTDELIEEIKKKEQAVLASPVLTQEKKDVLSTVFSKEIEGGSSNAILNYYAGLVQLETLLQDSLNASNKNLQAVQERISPILGINEQEQTMWNELSTDMPSATGQITTLQEQLNTFLAGYSEEVEEQHSTIMEDLSSLEDSSEQIMNHVQFISADAPASTEEVDGQSVVTHQKGLAQEMAMIHDLVNSLGDSQDQIVTYTDDLQSKVENVQQDASTLNNKWAANVDTTKMFRDDIFNVLGNAYVDGQKNGPVYDHLAQPLQISGDSTSKKEEKNIPPVIILVIVLIASLLIGYFSHYFKGAPKLVQVAVFALLNLIVGLIISIYGLNIYPLEEVRAIEWTIMTVLLLTAVSTIVLVSFTFGNLLGWLVSVALVVFFVSPLLALIAPNIDYEDPMSKVYMSIQYEPESLFIPAVTVLMGIIVVLTVIPLAIQIWKNKRARSIEEEESYEA; encoded by the coding sequence ATGATAAGTAAAACAAGATATATGATGAAAATGATTTTAGTTATAATTCTTATTCTTGCCACCCCGGCAGTCTTCTTTGGTTCTATTGGTGATCACCCTTTCCAAGTTAGGGAAAACGCAACGCGTACAATCGCCGTAGTAAATGAAGATATAAAGGCAGAGAAGGAAAATAAAGCGATAGATTTTGGGACGCAAATTATGACCATTCTTGAAGAGGATTCCAATTATCAATGGGTGGCAATGAGCCGAAGCGCTGCGGTCAATGGTCTTAAAAACACAAAGTACGATGCAGTCGTTTATATTCCTTCCGATTTTTCGAGTAATATTATGACGTACGAAGATAAACAACCAGATAAAGCCAAATTTGAGTATGATGTTCAAGAACAATTAAATGTCGTGAATCGTGAGAAAGTTTTGCGTGAAATGGAGCGTGCAACTAATCGTGTTAATGGAAAAATATCTACGTTGTATTGGATGTACATTTCACAAGATCTAGAAGGTGTTCGAGGGCATTTTGATGAGATTGTACAGAAAGAAATTGATTTCCAAAAGGCGATGTTAGCATTTTATAGTCCAAGTTCGAAAAGTCTGGCTGGTGAGATTGAGCAGCAAAAAAACATGCTTGAAAGTATTCAAACAGCAACGAAATCACTAGATAAAGCGGCTCCGGACAGAATCGATAATATTAATCAATTTGAACAGAACTTAACAGCATTTGTTGAATTTGTAGAAAAATATAAAGAATATCAGGAAGCTCAGCAGCAAATATTGCAGCAATTGCAAGAGGAAAGCCTTGGAACAATTGAGGCGTTTGCTTCCAATCAGATTCCGACCTTGACGGATTCTATCAATTCTTTTAATCAACAAGGCGGACAGCTGTCCCTTGAACTAGAAGAGATGGGAAAACAGTTAGAAGAAAATAATGAAAAGATGAATAATCTGTCTGCTATTCGATTAGATCAAGTGAATCGTCAAAAGGAAGAGTTGATTGCTTACTTTAGAGAACGAGAGACAGAATCTCTGAATCAGGCAGTGAACAAGCTTCAGACTTTAAAATCGGAATTAACGAATGGGTCTCAACAACCAGATAATCAGGGAGCGGTGGACACTGCTCAAACTTCGACTGAACAATCGCCGGCGGGAACTGTTAACACGCAAAAAGAACGAGAAGAATTACAGTCGATTGCTAAAGAGCTGAATGATATAAAGACGAACTTAGAAGCGATTGCTGAACCGCAACCAGAGCAGGTAACTGCTACGATTAACAGTATACCGCTGTTGGCAGAGCGAATGTCTAAGGTGGAACAGCAGCTTGCTGCGATGGACGCTGAGGAAAATCCATTACAGCCAATTGTGGATGAACTAAATGCAAAGATTAAAGATTTATTAGATAATGCTAATTCCAAAGTTGACCAAACGGATGAATTAATTGAGGAGATTAAGAAGAAAGAGCAAGCGGTTCTTGCTTCTCCTGTTTTAACTCAGGAGAAAAAGGATGTGTTATCCACTGTATTTTCCAAAGAGATTGAAGGTGGATCTTCAAATGCTATTTTGAATTATTATGCTGGACTTGTTCAATTAGAAACATTGTTACAAGATAGCTTGAATGCAAGTAATAAAAATCTTCAAGCTGTACAGGAAAGAATCAGTCCAATTCTTGGGATAAACGAGCAAGAACAAACTATGTGGAATGAGCTTTCTACAGATATGCCATCAGCAACAGGACAAATAACGACTTTACAAGAGCAATTGAATACGTTTTTAGCAGGATACAGTGAAGAGGTTGAAGAACAACATTCTACTATTATGGAAGATTTATCTTCACTTGAAGACAGCTCCGAACAAATAATGAATCATGTTCAATTCATTTCTGCTGATGCTCCGGCTTCAACGGAAGAAGTGGATGGACAGTCCGTCGTTACTCATCAGAAGGGTCTTGCGCAAGAAATGGCTATGATTCATGATTTAGTGAATTCTCTTGGAGACAGTCAAGATCAAATTGTTACGTATACAGATGACCTGCAATCAAAGGTTGAGAATGTACAACAAGATGCCAGTACGCTTAATAATAAATGGGCAGCAAATGTGGATACAACCAAAATGTTCCGAGATGATATTTTTAATGTTTTAGGAAATGCGTATGTAGATGGCCAAAAGAATGGGCCGGTTTATGATCATTTAGCCCAACCGCTTCAAATTAGCGGAGATAGCACGTCGAAGAAGGAAGAAAAGAATATACCGCCTGTTATCATCCTGGTCATTGTGCTAATTGCTAGTTTATTAATTGGATATTTCAGTCATTATTTCAAAGGGGCACCTAAACTTGTCCAAGTGGCTGTGTTTGCGCTGCTAAATTTAATTGTTGGTTTAATTATTAGCATATATGGCTTAAATATCTATCCATTAGAAGAAGTGCGAGCAATTGAATGGACGATTATGACAGTTCTTCTTCTTACTGCTGTTTCTACTATCGTTCTTGTTAGCTTTACGTTTGGAAACTTATTAGGGTGGCTGGTGAGTGTGGCGCTAGTGGTGTTCTTTGTTAGTCCATTACTTGCTTTAATAGCACCAAATATTGATTATGAAGATCCAATGTCAAAAGTATATATGTCGATTCAATATGAACCTGAATCGTTATTTATTCCAGCTGTTACTGTGTTAATGGGCATCATTGTCGTTCTGACCGTTATTCCGTTAGCTATACAAATCTGGAAGAATAAACGAGCAAGAAGTATCGAAGAGGAAGAGTCATATGAAGCTTAA
- the essA gene encoding type VII secretion protein EssA, with protein sequence MKLNRRMIFALLLPMSLFINANVTEAAAPDLETLTPNEYEKKEFKENTEYLHEKALYENKQSIPEQQKELTFELPTSNSSEEILNQLFVGEINAQHTLAEKAEQMNLFSDKKPEDLRLKDKSEHPPNRQIQLMIIIGLLAIGLMVILVLLIPKMVQGNQQLK encoded by the coding sequence ATGAAGCTTAATCGAAGGATGATATTTGCTTTGTTGCTTCCTATGAGTCTCTTTATAAACGCAAATGTGACAGAGGCAGCTGCACCTGATCTTGAAACACTAACACCGAATGAGTATGAAAAAAAAGAGTTCAAGGAAAATACAGAGTATTTACATGAAAAGGCACTATATGAAAATAAGCAATCCATTCCGGAACAGCAAAAGGAATTAACGTTTGAACTTCCAACGTCTAATTCTAGTGAAGAAATATTAAATCAGTTATTCGTTGGAGAGATAAACGCTCAACATACCCTTGCTGAGAAAGCCGAACAAATGAATCTTTTTTCGGATAAGAAACCAGAGGATCTTCGGCTTAAAGACAAAAGTGAACATCCTCCGAATCGGCAAATACAGTTAATGATTATAATTGGCTTACTAGCCATTGGACTGATGGTAATACTCGTTTTGCTTATTCCTAAAATGGTGCAAGGAAACCAGCAATTGAAGTGA
- the essC gene encoding type VII secretion protein EssC codes for MSNLWLFYDQYYQRVPLSKGQQHSLTVGPEAKQMITLRHYPFTEGPITIEVEESGFSVWRKGSVIGRANENHSFQLKEQDHLLTIFLTVSDETVKTYYLGYQSEITYSSFDNKAEIFHSNSFPIEQTKNAFTLFKVGNGWVIEPGMSNLYLNGKRVPKATEVKVGDLLLCPFMTFQLLEDDVLEIKSIGDYETELPIIQQPQSVMSKKYPMYRRTPRMVYELPKEKVFLSFPVQESEDSNRGLWLIIMPPLIMLIVMGIVALIQPRGIFIIISMVMFMTTLVTSTVQFFKDKGTQKKRKERRRRIYTHYLENKRNELLELSEKQKEVLHFHFPSFEKMKYLTEQLSDRLWERSLDSYDLLQFRIGKGTVPASYQISINSGDMANREMDDLLEQSQQMENVYREIEDVPVVADLSKGTIGLIGKENVVKNELHQIIGQLAFFHSYHDVRMVFIFDEEEYSDWEWMKWLPHFQLPHVHAKGLIYNEKTRDQLLSSIYEMLRERDSQEDKEKTRFSPHLVFIIANQQLITDHVILEYLEGEHPSLGLSVIFAAEAKESLTEHIHTLVRYINDEEGDILIQDKKAVSIPFRLDAHQQKGNEKFARLLKTLNHQVGVTNSIPNSVSFLQMMHMQDVAQLPIKQNWLTNESAKSLAAPIGLKGKKDVVELNLHEKAHGPHGLLAGTTGSGKSEFLQTYILSLAVHFHPHEVAFLLIDYKGGGMAQPFKNMPHLLGTITNIEGSKNFSERALASIKSELKKRQRLFDEYQVNHIDDYTDLYKQGRAKDPLPHLFLISDEFAELKSEEPDFIRELVSAARIGRSLGVHLILATQKPGGVIDEQIWSNARFKVALKVQDANDSREILKNGDAATITETGRGYLQVGNNEVYELFQSAWSGSPYLEDTSQSEDEIALVTDLGLIPLSNVTTHDRKKTNKKTEIEAIVEKIEGIQAEMGIEKLPSPWLPPLAHWISRKSYRASNRNEISFALVDEPEKQSQTAFHYDVLDDGNIGIFGSSGYGKSYTVITLLLSMAERFSPEEMYYYLFDFGNGTLLPLKQLPHTADFFLMDEGRKIEKFMNLLKGEIAQRKQLFQQQEVNSIKMFNQLSDEKLPLLFIAIDNFDLIKEEMQELEAQITQFARDGQSLGIYMIFTATRINAVRQPLMNNLKTKIVHYLMDSGEAYSILGRIPFTPEPIPGRAIIRKDESYFSQVFLPTEGKDDYEVLESIKQDVQLLKAKYEGLNGPKPVPMLPSELTMLNFTSYIGKAQTIGKFPIGLDEESVQPVYIDFAKNKHCIVLGPAQKGKTNVLKVLVNSLINQGTESVGIFDSFDRGLSSYSSEQAVTYLETKEQITDWLSHIEHLLAGREQDYLANIQQGPVRTEYSPIVLVIDGYSRFSQSIDSLLQDRISKLMKNYSHLGFHVFVSGSNNDLTKGYDSLTVEIKQIRQAVVLMKKSEQTLFTLSYERKEEEIYPGYGYYVINGKETKIQIPLCSTETRVYL; via the coding sequence ATGAGTAATCTCTGGTTGTTTTATGATCAATATTACCAGAGGGTGCCCTTGAGCAAAGGTCAACAGCATTCCTTAACTGTTGGTCCAGAAGCCAAACAAATGATTACATTAAGACACTATCCATTTACAGAGGGACCAATTACCATCGAAGTAGAGGAATCAGGATTCTCTGTATGGAGAAAAGGGAGCGTGATTGGCAGGGCAAATGAAAATCATTCCTTTCAATTAAAAGAACAAGATCATCTATTAACTATTTTTCTAACGGTATCCGATGAAACGGTAAAAACCTATTATTTAGGCTATCAGTCTGAAATTACATATTCATCATTTGACAATAAGGCAGAGATCTTTCATTCAAATTCTTTTCCTATAGAGCAAACAAAGAACGCCTTTACTCTATTTAAGGTGGGAAATGGCTGGGTTATTGAGCCTGGGATGTCCAATCTCTATTTGAATGGAAAGAGGGTTCCAAAGGCGACAGAAGTGAAAGTGGGAGACTTGCTATTGTGTCCTTTTATGACCTTTCAGCTTCTTGAAGATGATGTGTTAGAGATAAAGAGTATAGGAGATTATGAGACCGAGCTTCCGATCATACAACAGCCACAATCTGTTATGAGCAAGAAATACCCGATGTATCGGCGAACACCAAGGATGGTGTATGAACTTCCGAAAGAAAAGGTTTTTTTATCCTTTCCAGTTCAAGAGTCCGAAGATTCCAATAGAGGCCTATGGCTTATTATTATGCCTCCGCTCATTATGCTAATTGTTATGGGGATTGTTGCACTTATCCAACCTAGAGGGATCTTTATTATTATTTCGATGGTTATGTTCATGACTACGCTTGTCACATCAACTGTTCAATTCTTTAAAGATAAAGGAACTCAAAAAAAGCGGAAAGAACGGAGACGCCGAATTTACACTCATTATTTAGAGAATAAAAGAAATGAGCTATTAGAACTATCGGAAAAGCAAAAAGAGGTACTGCATTTTCATTTTCCATCATTCGAAAAAATGAAGTACTTGACAGAGCAACTATCGGATCGTCTGTGGGAACGTTCATTAGATAGCTATGACCTTCTCCAATTTAGAATTGGAAAAGGGACAGTGCCGGCAAGCTATCAAATCTCGATTAATTCTGGAGATATGGCGAATCGAGAGATGGATGATCTATTAGAACAATCTCAGCAAATGGAGAATGTGTATCGGGAAATAGAAGATGTTCCGGTTGTTGCCGATTTATCAAAAGGGACAATCGGTTTAATTGGTAAAGAAAATGTTGTGAAAAATGAGCTTCATCAGATTATTGGACAGCTCGCTTTTTTTCATAGTTATCATGATGTACGGATGGTCTTTATTTTTGATGAAGAAGAATATAGCGATTGGGAATGGATGAAATGGCTTCCTCATTTTCAATTGCCTCATGTTCATGCAAAAGGGCTTATATATAATGAGAAAACCCGGGATCAATTGCTTTCATCCATCTACGAAATGCTGCGGGAACGTGATTCTCAGGAGGATAAAGAGAAAACAAGATTTTCCCCGCATCTTGTGTTTATTATTGCCAATCAGCAATTGATAACGGATCATGTCATCCTAGAGTATTTGGAAGGGGAACATCCATCCCTTGGACTATCCGTTATATTTGCTGCGGAAGCAAAAGAAAGTTTAACAGAGCATATTCATACTCTCGTCAGATATATCAATGATGAAGAGGGAGATATTTTAATCCAAGATAAAAAAGCTGTGTCGATTCCATTTAGACTCGATGCTCATCAACAAAAAGGCAATGAAAAATTCGCTCGTCTACTTAAAACATTGAATCACCAAGTAGGAGTGACGAATTCTATTCCTAACAGTGTTTCTTTTTTACAAATGATGCATATGCAAGATGTAGCTCAATTACCAATTAAGCAAAACTGGCTGACGAATGAATCAGCCAAGTCTCTAGCTGCTCCAATCGGTTTAAAGGGAAAAAAAGATGTTGTAGAACTGAACTTGCATGAAAAAGCACACGGGCCGCATGGACTTCTTGCTGGAACGACAGGATCGGGGAAAAGTGAGTTTTTACAAACGTATATCTTGTCATTAGCTGTTCATTTTCATCCACATGAAGTTGCCTTTTTGCTTATCGACTATAAAGGCGGCGGAATGGCGCAGCCTTTTAAAAACATGCCGCATCTACTTGGAACGATTACGAATATTGAAGGAAGTAAAAACTTCAGTGAACGAGCACTTGCTTCTATTAAAAGTGAATTAAAGAAGAGACAACGTTTGTTTGATGAGTATCAGGTAAATCATATTGATGATTATACGGATTTGTATAAACAAGGTAGAGCAAAAGATCCATTACCACATTTATTTCTTATATCCGATGAATTTGCAGAGTTAAAAAGTGAAGAGCCTGACTTTATTAGAGAGCTTGTCAGCGCCGCTCGAATCGGACGAAGTTTAGGCGTGCATTTAATTCTAGCCACACAAAAGCCTGGTGGAGTCATTGATGAACAAATTTGGAGTAACGCACGGTTTAAAGTTGCCTTGAAAGTGCAGGATGCCAACGACAGTAGAGAAATTCTTAAAAACGGCGATGCTGCAACGATTACTGAGACAGGAAGAGGTTATTTACAAGTAGGCAATAATGAAGTGTATGAGCTATTCCAGTCAGCATGGAGCGGTTCACCGTATCTCGAAGATACTTCCCAATCGGAAGATGAAATTGCTCTCGTAACGGATCTTGGTTTAATTCCATTATCGAATGTTACGACCCATGATAGAAAGAAAACAAACAAAAAAACCGAAATAGAAGCAATTGTAGAAAAAATAGAGGGCATACAAGCTGAAATGGGGATTGAGAAACTGCCAAGTCCATGGCTGCCGCCTCTTGCTCATTGGATATCTAGAAAATCTTATCGAGCATCTAATAGAAATGAAATTAGTTTCGCCTTAGTAGATGAACCTGAGAAGCAAAGTCAAACCGCCTTTCATTATGATGTGCTTGATGATGGGAATATAGGGATTTTTGGCTCTTCAGGATACGGGAAGTCCTATACGGTCATTACTCTTTTACTTAGTATGGCGGAAAGATTTAGTCCTGAAGAAATGTATTATTACTTGTTTGATTTTGGAAATGGTACTCTTCTTCCATTAAAGCAGCTTCCACATACAGCTGACTTTTTCTTAATGGATGAGGGGCGAAAGATTGAGAAGTTTATGAATCTATTAAAGGGTGAAATCGCACAAAGAAAGCAACTATTCCAACAGCAGGAAGTAAACAGTATTAAAATGTTCAATCAATTAAGTGATGAGAAACTACCGCTTCTTTTTATTGCGATTGATAATTTTGATTTGATAAAAGAAGAAATGCAGGAACTTGAAGCACAAATTACACAATTTGCAAGGGATGGTCAGTCGTTAGGGATTTATATGATTTTTACGGCTACAAGGATTAATGCAGTTCGTCAACCTCTTATGAATAATTTGAAGACGAAAATTGTTCATTACTTAATGGACAGCGGTGAAGCTTACTCTATATTAGGGAGAATTCCTTTTACACCTGAACCGATTCCAGGCAGAGCGATTATTAGGAAAGATGAGTCCTATTTTTCGCAAGTATTTTTGCCAACGGAAGGTAAGGATGATTATGAAGTACTGGAATCAATCAAACAAGATGTTCAGTTGTTGAAAGCAAAATATGAAGGCTTGAATGGGCCTAAACCGGTTCCGATGCTGCCATCTGAATTAACGATGTTGAACTTTACATCATATATAGGGAAAGCTCAGACGATTGGCAAATTCCCTATTGGTCTTGACGAAGAGTCCGTTCAACCGGTTTATATCGATTTTGCGAAAAATAAACATTGTATCGTTCTTGGTCCAGCGCAAAAAGGGAAGACCAACGTTCTAAAGGTATTAGTAAATTCTTTAATCAATCAGGGAACAGAATCAGTAGGAATATTTGATTCATTTGATCGAGGATTATCGAGTTATTCATCAGAGCAAGCTGTCACGTATTTAGAAACGAAAGAGCAAATTACAGATTGGTTGAGTCATATTGAACATCTGTTAGCGGGAAGAGAACAGGATTATCTCGCAAACATTCAACAAGGTCCTGTAAGAACGGAATATTCGCCAATTGTACTCGTTATTGATGGGTATTCACGATTCTCTCAATCTATTGACAGTCTGTTGCAGGATCGAATTTCAAAGCTTATGAAAAATTACAGCCACCTTGGTTTCCACGTATTTGTTTCTGGAAGTAATAATGACTTAACAAAAGGGTATGATTCATTAACCGTTGAAATTAAGCAGATTCGTCAAGCTGTTGTATTAATGAAAAAATCAGAACAAACGTTATTTACCTTATCGTATGAGCGAAAAGAAGAGGAAATCTATCCGGGGTATGGCTATTATGTCATTAATGGCAAGGAGACGAAAATACAAATTCCATTATGCTCTACTGAAACGAGGGTTTATTTATGA
- a CDS encoding YwqH-like family protein, with protein sequence MSFSDTLNQIYNEISSQSAAIDEKISRLVQAKRKIKQEQNLSLQEIPKILEPQLGDSWKGSRSDSFDKFREKAHTGMVTIINDEYDDYVQSIENKINLLQIERSVLDFTSGLANEASQLIGKGEEVFAELESKINDLKGRLF encoded by the coding sequence ATGAGTTTTTCAGATACACTTAATCAAATTTACAATGAGATTTCCAGTCAATCAGCAGCTATAGATGAAAAAATTTCCCGCTTGGTGCAAGCAAAAAGGAAAATAAAACAAGAGCAAAATCTTAGCCTGCAAGAAATTCCGAAAATTCTAGAACCTCAACTAGGTGATTCATGGAAAGGGAGCCGATCAGACTCTTTTGATAAATTCAGGGAGAAAGCTCATACAGGGATGGTAACTATCATCAATGATGAGTATGATGACTACGTGCAAAGTATTGAAAATAAAATCAATCTATTACAGATAGAACGAAGCGTTTTAGATTTCACAAGCGGATTGGCTAATGAAGCGAGTCAATTGATAGGGAAAGGAGAAGAAGTATTCGCTGAATTAGAAAGTAAAATCAATGATTTGAAAGGGAGGCTGTTTTAA
- a CDS encoding deaminase domain-containing protein translates to MEIKIYEANTLVHSVKERAEQYKTLKEQFQKLKTEFAKIVDNENFLGNGAEAIKGFYQAQIDVADVWIQLIDQQVAFFEGIQGMTEDVQLSGDTVVKVPFLEENLSQSNQLAKEMVTQQQEDLQKIFNDIEDLISLQVFSKEEFDENINEAEKERNETIQKVNELDENLTTEYVLSEQTETYVYALFNQLMESTRKGENISPLYFNANAYKTSEIYQLKDDVAKQTNQYLTFKKDQHEARELAKEIEAQENRPWYEKAWEATKTFTGEITGYYDTKRAVEGVDPVTGRKLSEAERITAGAMAAAGFIPVVGWAGRAFKGGKAIYSTAKGMDAANHALDAYKTSKSLSILQKSEMGIYGLVAANGLSEAMLGKDMFGNELTDEQRQQSVMTALGIVGVAGAAKLVDKAGTNFPYSKEYVQNKVHNVQNMLKELGTKVGQIKAPTGFRVQALDANGVTFKHVYVENQTISDALQRFSAKNDGAGKGLEEVVKLYPTRIIDETKEAHIIGRVKELRGALTSKYKTGGNFALAEVEVSGLTKKEFYASSKIDELSGSLKERVPDISLQPNEPIFKATEAPDKFGESYMRDSDTEYKILNDVASMLGDNRDATGKIKLFTELDTCSSCNKVIAEFASKYPKIDLEVIHNNGNRIKP, encoded by the coding sequence ATGGAAATAAAAATATATGAAGCCAACACGTTGGTTCATTCTGTTAAAGAACGTGCTGAACAATATAAAACATTAAAAGAGCAATTTCAGAAATTAAAAACAGAGTTTGCTAAGATTGTAGATAATGAGAATTTTCTCGGCAATGGAGCAGAAGCCATCAAAGGCTTTTACCAAGCGCAAATCGATGTAGCGGATGTATGGATTCAACTCATTGACCAGCAGGTGGCTTTTTTCGAAGGTATTCAAGGAATGACAGAAGATGTTCAACTATCAGGAGACACCGTTGTAAAAGTACCTTTCCTAGAAGAAAATTTGTCCCAATCCAATCAGTTAGCGAAAGAAATGGTCACCCAGCAACAAGAAGATCTCCAGAAAATCTTTAACGACATTGAAGATTTAATTTCCCTCCAGGTGTTCTCTAAGGAAGAATTCGATGAAAACATCAACGAGGCCGAAAAAGAACGCAACGAAACGATTCAAAAAGTCAATGAGCTAGATGAAAATTTAACGACGGAATATGTGTTATCTGAACAAACAGAAACCTATGTCTATGCTCTATTCAACCAACTGATGGAGTCGACGAGAAAGGGAGAGAACATATCCCCTCTCTACTTTAATGCTAACGCGTATAAGACGAGTGAAATCTATCAGCTGAAAGACGATGTAGCGAAGCAAACGAATCAATATTTAACATTCAAAAAAGATCAGCATGAAGCAAGAGAGCTGGCCAAAGAAATCGAAGCCCAGGAAAACCGCCCATGGTACGAAAAAGCGTGGGAGGCGACAAAAACCTTTACAGGTGAAATCACCGGCTATTATGATACTAAGAGAGCCGTAGAAGGTGTTGACCCCGTAACAGGCCGAAAACTATCCGAAGCCGAACGAATCACAGCTGGAGCCATGGCCGCAGCAGGCTTTATCCCCGTCGTCGGCTGGGCTGGGAGAGCGTTCAAAGGCGGAAAAGCCATCTATTCAACAGCTAAAGGAATGGATGCCGCGAATCATGCTCTCGATGCCTACAAGACATCCAAGTCTCTATCTATTCTACAAAAAAGCGAGATGGGCATCTACGGCTTAGTCGCAGCTAACGGATTAAGCGAAGCGATGCTTGGTAAGGATATGTTTGGGAATGAGCTGACGGATGAACAGCGCCAGCAAAGCGTGATGACGGCACTGGGGATTGTCGGGGTTGCGGGAGCAGCGAAACTTGTAGACAAAGCAGGAACGAACTTCCCATACAGCAAGGAATATGTACAAAATAAGGTTCATAATGTTCAAAATATGTTAAAAGAACTGGGGACAAAAGTTGGACAAATTAAGGCTCCAACCGGCTTTAGAGTTCAAGCTTTAGACGCGAACGGAGTTACTTTCAAGCACGTTTATGTAGAAAATCAGACTATTAGTGATGCATTGCAGAGATTTTCGGCTAAAAATGATGGAGCTGGAAAGGGTTTAGAGGAAGTAGTTAAGCTGTATCCTACAAGAATAATTGATGAAACGAAGGAAGCTCATATAATAGGAAGAGTAAAAGAACTTAGAGGAGCTTTAACGAGTAAATATAAAACAGGTGGGAATTTTGCCTTGGCTGAAGTGGAAGTTAGTGGTCTAACTAAGAAAGAATTTTATGCTAGTAGCAAAATAGATGAATTGTCAGGAAGCTTAAAAGAGAGAGTCCCTGATATTTCTCTTCAGCCTAATGAACCAATATTTAAAGCAACGGAAGCTCCTGATAAATTTGGAGAATCTTATATGAGAGACTCTGATACCGAGTATAAGATTTTGAATGATGTAGCCTCTATGCTTGGAGATAATAGAGATGCAACTGGAAAAATCAAGTTATTTACAGAACTTGATACTTGCTCTAGTTGTAATAAAGTAATTGCGGAATTTGCTAGTAAATATCCAAAGATTGATTTAGAGGTTATTCATAATAATGGGAATAGAATAAAACCATAA
- a CDS encoding YwqI/YxiC family protein has protein sequence MQKIKLDYSEVIQQLNNVKQALSELHLPSPSETELGQNQLKFTKEWLQREENLQKMVIQYMQAVQKNVEDTHANVDILKKQDEAIVK, from the coding sequence ATGCAAAAGATCAAACTGGATTATTCAGAAGTGATTCAACAATTAAACAATGTGAAACAAGCGCTTAGTGAATTACATCTCCCGAGTCCTTCGGAAACAGAACTTGGACAGAATCAGCTTAAATTTACAAAAGAATGGCTTCAAAGAGAAGAGAATCTACAAAAAATGGTTATACAGTATATGCAGGCTGTTCAAAAAAACGTGGAAGATACACATGCGAATGTAGACATTTTGAAAAAACAAGATGAAGCAATCGTTAAATAA